The Ornithinibacillus sp. 4-3 region GTTCTGAGAATACGTAAACGTAAACGAGAGAAAATTCTTGAGAATGGTGGCGTAGTCGTACAAGCAGTGATCACAGAAGTCACACAAACTGGTGTCTATATTAACAATCAGCCACAGGTTCGACTACAAGTTGAATTTGAACATGATTTGCAGACGCATAAGCATGAGGTGAAGCTAGTGACTAGCTTAGTTGCACCATTACAACCAGGGGATTATATTAATTTACTTTTCGATCCTTATACTGGAAAAGTATATAAATGGAACGAGTAGCTATATAAATAAAAGGGATTATTGGAAAATTATATTCTCCAACAATCCCTTTTCTATGTTCATTCCATTACTTTTTTTTACGGAAGAAACTTTTTACTTTTTGGAATAGTCCTGCTTCATCTTCTAATGATTGTAACGGTACTGCTTCACCTAAAATTCTTCTAGCAATATTACGATACGCAATAGATGATTTCGTTTTCGGATGAAAAGCAACTGGTTCTCCACTATTAGAAGCTTTAATTACTTCATCATCATCTGCTACAATGCCGATTAAATCAATAGATAGAATTTGTAAGATATCATCAATATCAATCATATCTCCAGATTTCAACATATGATTTCGAATACGATTAATGACTAAACGTGGACGACCAATTTCTTCATTTTCCAATAACCCGATAATTCGATCAGCATCTCGAACACTGGATTTTTCCGGAGTTGTTACAACAATTGCTTCATCTGCTCCTGCAACTGCGCTTTGAAATCCTTGCTCAATTCCGGCAGGACAATCAATTAATATGTAATCATAATCCTGTTTTAATTCAGCAACAATTTCTTTCATTCCTTCAGCAGTTACAGCAGTCTTATCACTTGTTTGGGCTGCTGGCAGTAAAGAAAGATCATTAAATCTTTTATCTTGAATTAATGCCTGCTTTAATTTACAACGCTTTTCAATGACATCAACGAGATCAAAAATAATACGGTTTTCTAAACCCATCACAACATCTAAATTTCGTAAACCAATATCTGTATCGATCAAACATACTTTTTTACCCATCAACGCTAATGATGTACCTAGGTTTGCAGTAGTTGTTGTTTTACCAACCCCGCCTTTTCCAGACGTAATGACAATTGCCTCACCCATTTAACATTCTCCTTTCGAACCCACATAAATCTTTCCGCTTATAAGTGAGTACTTGTAAACGATCAATCATTATTTTATCTTCTTCCTCATCGATATAACCGCATTCCATATAAACACCTGCAGATTCATAATCTGGTGCTCGACTAATATATTCAGCAATCCGTAGCTGTGTTGGCTTCATATGTGCTGCCATAATCACTGCCCGCTGATCACCTTGAGCACCAGCATGGGCTACGCCATGAAGATTCCCAAGTACAAATATATTACCAGAAGCTACTACTCTACCACCTGGATTCACATCGCCAATCAATAATAAATCTCCAGTAACTTCAAGCACTTGCCCAGAACGAATTAATCGATTTACAGCTTTAATTTCGTTTGCTTCCCACCATTTAATTGCATCTTCGCGTAGAATCACATTAGATTCAAATGAATGAATAAAAAATCTATTTTTCTCCTCAAGTGAATACTTCAGTAATTCTTTCTTTTTATCATCTAAATAGCGGTTTCCTAATTGAACCGTCACTGATACAGCTGGCTCGCCTATTTTGGGGTTTAGTGCAACTAGCTTTTCATTTAACTCTTCTAAGGCTTCATCAAATCCACAAGAGTCATCAATGAATAAATTTAGCCCGTCACGAGTTCCTTTGATAATTATCAATTGTTTTTGATCAGCCATGAATGTTCACCTCAAGTATGATGTAACAGCATTTTAGTCTTTTGCTAAAATGCATTATGATCCTGCAGTTGCTCTTTACTCCATTTCAGTAGTACTTTTCGTGCGAATGGATACAGGATAAGTAGAAAAGCAATATTTGCAGTAACAGTTGGTAATAAACGATAAAGCAGATAATCTGTCCACATTAAATGTGCAATTCCAATAACAGAATAGATTAAATAAATTCCTATATCTACTAAAATCATTCCAAAGATACCTAAGATTACTGTTACATAAAAATTATTTAAAACGAGTTTTCTTATCTCGTGAACTAAGTAAATGACAAAGGCATAAGTAAACATATATATACCTAAAACACCAGTATAGACGAGATCAATAAGTAAACCAAAGATAATCGCATATAGGATAGCATATCCAGTATTTTCACGGTCATAAAAAATAGCGATAAAAAACAGTAAAATAAATACCCAATGAGGAATGATGAACAAACTACCTGTCACAATACTAGTAGGAAGCAAATCTAGTGCAACCCCCTCTAGTACTGTAAGAAGAAATAGAATGAGAGGTAACAATAATCGCTTCATTGTTATTCTTCATCCTCCTCTTCTTCTTCATCTTGTAAATTTTCATATGATAGTAAAGGATCCACTACAATAACGTTATTAACATCATACATGTCAGCGGCAGGAGTTACTAAAGCTGTACTTGTTAAACCATATGCATCAGGCATCACGTCTTCAACCTGACCAATTAGTAATCCTTCTGGAAATACTCCACCTTTACCAGAAGACATCACAAGATCCCCTTTTTCAATATTTTGTTCAGATTCCTCAATGATTTTAAATAATAATACTTTTCTTTCCTCATCGTATTCTTCAATTAAACCAAATACATCATTACCTTCTTCACGTGAAATGGTTGCAGAAATTCGATTAAATTGATCGAAGCCTGAAAGTAATTGCACAGTAGAAGTTGACTTTGATGCTACTTGAATTTTACCAACCATACCATCCATTGTCATCACAGCCATATTAGGCTTGATTCCATGTTTCGTCCCCTTATCAATTGTAACCTGCTCAATCCATCTTTCTGGTGAACGAGAGATTACTGTTGCTTGAATAGGGTTATAATCTCTGAGTGATTCTGTTTTATCTAATGTTCTTCTAAGCTCTTCATTTTCTTTTTCTAGCTCTTGAATCTGATATATAAATGTATCAGACTGCGCTAATTGTTCTTTCAATTCTCTATTTTCATCTCTTGCATCTTTTAACTCTTTAAAACCAGTTACTTGATTACGAATAAAATTTACTGGGGTATGGATAATATCTTGAACCCAGCCAACCGCATCTAACACAAATCTTTCTGGTGCTGTTACTTGATCTCGACTTTTCAAAGAAAAACCGATAAGAGCAACAAGTACAAAAATCCCAATTAATAAAATAAATAATTTTTTATTACGAAAAAACAATGTTTACACCTGCTTCTATTCTACAAATTGACGAGAAGAGACATCTGGACTTGTTTTGAAATGCTTCATGTAGTCCAGAGCCTTTCCTGTTCCAATTGCAACACATTCTAATGGATCTTCTGCTAAAAATACTGGGATTTTCGTTTCGTCACTAATTACATGATCTAAATTCTCTAGCATTGCTCCACCACCAGCAAGCACAATACCACGATCAATAATATCTGCAGATAACTCTGGAGGTGTTTTTTCTAATGTTGTTTTCACAGCTTCTATAATATCTTCGATTGCTGGTTTTAATGATTCAGCAATTTCTTCTGCTGTAATGGTAATTGTTTTTGGTAAACCTGTAAGCAAATCACGTCCACGGATTTCCATTTCTTTATTCTCTTCAACCTTACCAGCACAACCAATATCCATTTTGATAGATTCAGCAGATCTTTCACCAATCATTAGCTTATAATGTTTTCTAATGAATTGAGCAATTGCTTCATCCATATTATCGCCAGCTGTACGGATAGACTGACTCGTAACAATACCACCTAGGGAAACAACCGCTACCTCTGTTGTTCCACCACCAATATCTACAATCATACTACCAGTAGGCTCCCATACGGGTAATCCTGCTCCGATTGCCGCCGCAAAAGGCTCTGCAATAGTAAAAGCTTCTTTTGCACCCGCTTGTTTTGTTGCATCAATCACTGCTCGTTCCTCTACTTTAGTTATTCCAGAAGGCACACAAATAATCACGCTCGGCTTACTTGCAAATAACGAACGTTTGCGCATCGCTTTTTTCATATAATAACGCATCATGATAGCAGTTGTATCGTAATCAGCTATCACACCGTCTTTCATTGGGCGTACTACAGAAATATTTCCAGGTGTTCTACCGATCATATTTCGAGCTGCATTACCAACAGCCTCTACTTCCCCAGTTTGAATATTCTTAGCGATAACAGATGGCTCTCTTACAATAATTCCTTTTCCTTTTACATAAACAAGTGTATTTGCTGTACCTAAATCTATACCTAAATCTTGCGACCAATTTAATAAACCCAAAAAAATCTTCCTTTCTCAACAGCTGCATTCTTTTTAAAATTCCATATGTACAGTCGAGTAAATCTAAATACTCGTTACAATTTTTAGCATTATCTATTAGTACGTGTTCAAAAATCCAGTAAAAAGGACCGTCATCGGTTAAGTACGCAACGTCACGAGAGCAACACCGATACTAGCACATCGTGTGCGTCGAAAGTTCAAGGCAGCGCAGCCTAGAGTAGCAGAATGTATTGTTTTGATACATGAGCAGACGCTCTTGCACGCAGAAAAAGTGCTTTTCTTTTTCAAGGAACGGAAAAGCAAGCTAACGACTTGCGCGTGTTGTGATGACTTCGACGTTCGACACAGGACGTGTCGGAACTTAGTCGAAGTTCCCCTGCTTGATGTGTCATTTTTGGTGGACTTTTTGAACATCCTCTATTAGTATATTAATTCACTTTTTGACATAACATCAATTAATATTTTCCTAGTTTTTCTTATGTAACTCAATTGAATAGTTAAGAAATGCCTTTGTCAAAAGGAAACATATATAATCTGAATAAGCGCCACTTTCTCATTCATTTTTGAAAATGGCGCTTTTACATCTTCATTTATATAATTATACGCAAAAAAGTTAAAAATAGATAGTTTTATATATATCCTTTTTCCTTTAATGAAACAAATTTTCTATCACCAATAATGATGTGATCTAAAAGCTCGATTCCTATGACTTTTCCTGCTTCAGCAATTCGTCGAGTGACACTAATATCTTCTTGTGAAGGAGTTGGCACTCCAGAAGGATGATTATGCACAGCAACAATAGATGCAGCAGAACGCCGAACAGCTTGACTAAAGATTTCCCTGGGATGAACTACGCTAGCATTAAGTGTTCCGATAAAGATCGTTTCTTGGTGGGTAATTTGATTTTTTGTATCGAGGAATAAAATAACAAAATGCTCTTGAGTAAGCTGGCGCATTTCTTCCATGACATACTCAGCACCATCTTCAGGAGATCGAATGACATAACGGTCGCGGGGTTTATATTGATTCATCCTTTTTCCTAATTCAATTGCAGCAAGTAAGGTTACTCCCTTTACCTCACCAATTCCCTTAATAGCTGTTAATTCTTCAATTGCTGCATTTGTTAAAAGCTTCAATCCATCAAAATGCATAAGTACTCGATTAGCTAATTGCATTACAGATTCAGATTTTGTTCCACTGCCAAGTAAAATAGCTAATAAATCTTGGTTCGATAAATGCCGTGGTCCTAAGGTTAATAATCTTTCCCTAGGACGCTCTTCCTTTGGTACATCTTTGATTGAAATTGGTTGTTGATTCAAACAGACTCCTCCCTTGTCATGTAATTAAACATTAGTTTAATGAATCTGTACCATTTAAACCAATTCGTTTTCTTGTCATTCATTAAGTTTATTTAATTAAAAATTAAAATTTTCCTAATGCATAACAGCTTTTCTAGAGTCAATTAATTTGATTTAATTAATTATTCTATTTGGCCAAGCTGATGCCAAATGGATAATAAGAATAAATTCGCCTGTTCACTTGTATTGATTGCTGCTACTTCTGATTGAATACTATTAATTAGAAGTGTTAAATGCTCTGAATTTACTTCTGTTTCCCCCATTTTTTTCCATTCTTCCTGCGAGATATTTCCCTGCTCTATGGACGTTTGCAAAAGCTGTATAAAATTTTGTACCCATTCTGTGTCTGCTTCATTAAAAGCTACTTGTTTTTCTGCTGCTTCCCATTTTTTCACATAGCTTTCAACTCCCTGTGCTTCTAGCTTACTAGCAACTTCCTTAGCTTTCTCCTCTGAGGAAGAAAAACCACCAAATACAAAATATTCTCCATCCTGTTGCCAAACGATCGGGGTAATATCAGTAATTTCCAATTCTTGTATCATCATTTCAGCATTAACTTCATCTGAAAATATTCCTAACTGTACAACAAATCCTTGTAACTGAGGGATTGTAATCTGTTCTGTTTGATCAGTAGGATTATCCTTTTCTTCAATTTGTAAATCATCTTTATCAACTGTAGGGACTTGTGTTACTTCAGTAGGAGCAATCTCAGAAGAAGCAAATAATCGAATCATTGTAAGACCGATAACTGTACCAATTACTAATGCAGAAACAGCAGAAAATAAAATCTTTTTCCAAGCCATATTTGGTGACCAATTAAAACGTCGTTGAAAAAAATTCTTGTCCATTTTATCTTTTGGTAGCATCGTTAAACCTCTTTTCTACTAGAGTTGTAATCAAAACTCTAGCATACTTATCTTGCAAAATTAGCTGATTGTTGTCAGAGCGAGATAATTATCATCCTTCATAATCAATGGTATATTTACATTTTCCACTAAAAAATAAATAATAAGAGGAAACAAACAAATCTCCTTAGAAACAAAAGTATGTCTCTAAGGAGATTTATCGTATTTATTACATCTATCTAGTAAGTAAATAATTTCTTACTAATGAGATAAAATGAAGTGAACCTGTGATAAAATAGAGATGATTATTATCCATAGGTTTTTGACCAATAGCATCCACTAAACCCTGCCAATTATCTTGTAAGGAAACATGATCATATTTCATTAATTCCATGTTTTCTTCTAATGGTGCGGCTCGTGGATGATCAAAAGTAGTAATGGTTACTGTCGAAAAATAGGGAATCAATTCCTCTAACATCGACGGAATATCCTTATCCTTAAATGCTGCAAAGATTAAATGTTTTTCTTCTGATGGATAAGTATTTTTGACAGTTTGCATAAAATAATCAATACTTGCAGGATTATGTGCACCATCAATAATAATATTAGGGTACTTATGTATTTTTTCAAATCTACCAGGAACAACTGTCTTTGCTAAGCCTACTATTGCTTTAGCAAAATCAATTTTCAGCTTGTCTTTTGCTAAGATTTTTAATGCCATCATCACAGTAGCACTATTCTTCAATTGATGATCACCAAGCATTTGAATTGCTATTTCTTCCGCTTGGTAGTTAGGTGCCTCCCATTGATACTGTTGCTGATGTTCGATTTGCTTTACACCTTGGAAGGAAAAATCTTTATGTATTTGATATAATGTTGCGTCTTTTGCTAAAGCTTCCTTTTGTATCACTTTTAAAGCAGCTTCTTTTTCTTCACCAGTTACAATAGGAGTATTATCTTTGATGATACCAGCCTTTTGATAAGCAATTTCGGGGAGTGTATCACCTAAAAAAGCTGTATGATCTAAATCAACATTTGTAATAATCGATAAAATAGGTTCAATGCAGTTCGTCGTATCACCACGACCACCCATTCCCGCTTCAATAATGGCGATATCAACATGATCAGCAAAATAAATAAAGGTAAGTACTGTTAATATTTCAAATTCGGTTGGATGATTATCTTGCTCATCCAATTCACATATAGCTGGATACATATCTGTTAATATTTGCATAAATTTTTCTTTAGTAATACGTTCATCATTAATAAAAATATGACCTGTTACATCGTCCATGCTTGGCGATTGGAATACTCCAACACGATAATTATTTTCTTTTAAAGCATTTTTCAAATAATTTACTGTTGAGCCTTTCCCATTTGTACCTGCCACATGGATAGCTTGAAGCGCTTGATGTGGATTATTTAATAAGTTCAATAATGCTAGCATCCGCTCGAGACCAGGCTTGATGCCATAATTTTGCCGACTAGCAAAAAAGGCTTCTACATCATCAAAATGTTTAAACATGAGGACACCACTTTCTACAAAGTAATAAACATCTATTTTCTATAATATATAGGATCTTTTATAAACTTAGGCTACTTCATTTCTAATGTATCACAAGGGAGGAAAAATAACCAAATGGGTCTACAAGG contains the following coding sequences:
- the minD gene encoding septum site-determining protein MinD, producing the protein MGEAIVITSGKGGVGKTTTTANLGTSLALMGKKVCLIDTDIGLRNLDVVMGLENRIIFDLVDVIEKRCKLKQALIQDKRFNDLSLLPAAQTSDKTAVTAEGMKEIVAELKQDYDYILIDCPAGIEQGFQSAVAGADEAIVVTTPEKSSVRDADRIIGLLENEEIGRPRLVINRIRNHMLKSGDMIDIDDILQILSIDLIGIVADDDEVIKASNSGEPVAFHPKTKSSIAYRNIARRILGEAVPLQSLEDEAGLFQKVKSFFRKKK
- the minC gene encoding septum site-determining protein MinC; this translates as MADQKQLIIIKGTRDGLNLFIDDSCGFDEALEELNEKLVALNPKIGEPAVSVTVQLGNRYLDDKKKELLKYSLEEKNRFFIHSFESNVILREDAIKWWEANEIKAVNRLIRSGQVLEVTGDLLLIGDVNPGGRVVASGNIFVLGNLHGVAHAGAQGDQRAVIMAAHMKPTQLRIAEYISRAPDYESAGVYMECGYIDEEEDKIMIDRLQVLTYKRKDLCGFERRMLNG
- the mreD gene encoding rod shape-determining protein MreD, translated to MKRLLLPLILFLLTVLEGVALDLLPTSIVTGSLFIIPHWVFILLFFIAIFYDRENTGYAILYAIIFGLLIDLVYTGVLGIYMFTYAFVIYLVHEIRKLVLNNFYVTVILGIFGMILVDIGIYLIYSVIGIAHLMWTDYLLYRLLPTVTANIAFLLILYPFARKVLLKWSKEQLQDHNAF
- the mreC gene encoding rod shape-determining protein MreC, which translates into the protein MFFRNKKLFILLIGIFVLVALIGFSLKSRDQVTAPERFVLDAVGWVQDIIHTPVNFIRNQVTGFKELKDARDENRELKEQLAQSDTFIYQIQELEKENEELRRTLDKTESLRDYNPIQATVISRSPERWIEQVTIDKGTKHGIKPNMAVMTMDGMVGKIQVASKSTSTVQLLSGFDQFNRISATISREEGNDVFGLIEEYDEERKVLLFKIIEESEQNIEKGDLVMSSGKGGVFPEGLLIGQVEDVMPDAYGLTSTALVTPAADMYDVNNVIVVDPLLSYENLQDEEEEEDEE
- a CDS encoding rod shape-determining protein; its protein translation is MGLLNWSQDLGIDLGTANTLVYVKGKGIIVREPSVIAKNIQTGEVEAVGNAARNMIGRTPGNISVVRPMKDGVIADYDTTAIMMRYYMKKAMRKRSLFASKPSVIICVPSGITKVEERAVIDATKQAGAKEAFTIAEPFAAAIGAGLPVWEPTGSMIVDIGGGTTEVAVVSLGGIVTSQSIRTAGDNMDEAIAQFIRKHYKLMIGERSAESIKMDIGCAGKVEENKEMEIRGRDLLTGLPKTITITAEEIAESLKPAIEDIIEAVKTTLEKTPPELSADIIDRGIVLAGGGAMLENLDHVISDETKIPVFLAEDPLECVAIGTGKALDYMKHFKTSPDVSSRQFVE
- the radC gene encoding DNA repair protein RadC: MNQQPISIKDVPKEERPRERLLTLGPRHLSNQDLLAILLGSGTKSESVMQLANRVLMHFDGLKLLTNAAIEELTAIKGIGEVKGVTLLAAIELGKRMNQYKPRDRYVIRSPEDGAEYVMEEMRQLTQEHFVILFLDTKNQITHQETIFIGTLNASVVHPREIFSQAVRRSAASIVAVHNHPSGVPTPSQEDISVTRRIAEAGKVIGIELLDHIIIGDRKFVSLKEKGYI
- a CDS encoding SPOR domain-containing protein, which produces MLPKDKMDKNFFQRRFNWSPNMAWKKILFSAVSALVIGTVIGLTMIRLFASSEIAPTEVTQVPTVDKDDLQIEEKDNPTDQTEQITIPQLQGFVVQLGIFSDEVNAEMMIQELEITDITPIVWQQDGEYFVFGGFSSSEEKAKEVASKLEAQGVESYVKKWEAAEKQVAFNEADTEWVQNFIQLLQTSIEQGNISQEEWKKMGETEVNSEHLTLLINSIQSEVAAINTSEQANLFLLSIWHQLGQIE
- a CDS encoding folylpolyglutamate synthase/dihydrofolate synthase family protein; its protein translation is MFKHFDDVEAFFASRQNYGIKPGLERMLALLNLLNNPHQALQAIHVAGTNGKGSTVNYLKNALKENNYRVGVFQSPSMDDVTGHIFINDERITKEKFMQILTDMYPAICELDEQDNHPTEFEILTVLTFIYFADHVDIAIIEAGMGGRGDTTNCIEPILSIITNVDLDHTAFLGDTLPEIAYQKAGIIKDNTPIVTGEEKEAALKVIQKEALAKDATLYQIHKDFSFQGVKQIEHQQQYQWEAPNYQAEEIAIQMLGDHQLKNSATVMMALKILAKDKLKIDFAKAIVGLAKTVVPGRFEKIHKYPNIIIDGAHNPASIDYFMQTVKNTYPSEEKHLIFAAFKDKDIPSMLEELIPYFSTVTITTFDHPRAAPLEENMELMKYDHVSLQDNWQGLVDAIGQKPMDNNHLYFITGSLHFISLVRNYLLTR